The following proteins come from a genomic window of Trypanosoma brucei gambiense DAL972 chromosome 1, complete sequence:
- a CDS encoding rRNA biogenesis protein, putative, with product MQYREYRVHHAAPDGILVQLPGNGGFGKLTVETLGGDALAAALLKRFATNDHIRAVARPTRDVHHYRLLSVQLLELWSGAATYPAPVLSLLLQLFRKHALIGLGTTAMARVVKSSPEKGVVLSLPGGIPAVAVLENVSEEAGAVEVRLLNYDVQVDVVNVTVQYDVVERTPSDVDALQKLLTSVTAGSVVSATVLVSCTDDNCAIVEVPCGDECSVIGYYIYNWPGLSAAGDEKPVVGSCLQLTVEFVPEEPVLQDVLPFFVLSRRQHFAGLPAVRCAILPNTSTPHATVGLVGPFPWRDKKRDRRPEVEDINDPDDDDSDDDENTNVNRSKIRKRKLEETIDAYERSMETAVPSSPEEFQRLLLASPNNSYLWVQWMTHHVSLQQFEEARLVAEKALTTIGVRETQERLNVWVAYMNLENLHGTAESLASVFKRALRHALDELVVYERLADIFSATRKFNQLLSLCRAMVSKNRKVPRVWERLGTVLIDHNKRDQLKRVLKDMSDALKRDEYALVVVHLGVHEYRNGSVENGRALFEGLLLRMPKKSDVWSVYLDQELGLLARRSEVASAVFVRGLFERAVSTSFSAKVMQQVLTRFMSFERAHGTPADVEKVKARARSYVEAKISASVGSVDPTVKTGGVSVKKGATKDFNATSASAKGSSVSDEATDKHYDGEAEE from the coding sequence ATGCAGTATCGTGAGTATCGCGTGCATCATGCCGCCCCTGACGGTATTCTTGTGCAACTTCCAGGGAATGGCGGCTTTGGTAAATTGACTGTAGAAACACTAGGAGGAGATGCATTAGCCGCTGCACTTCTCAAACGATTTGCCACTAATGATCACATCCGTGCCGTGGCGCGTCCAACGCGTGATGTTCACCACTACCGGCTGCTTAGCGTACAGTTGCTGGAGTTGTGGAGCGGGGCGGCTACTTACCCAGCCCCGGTGTTGTCTCTTCTCCTGCAGTTATTTCGCAAACACGCACTCATCGGTCTCGGGACGACTGCAATGGCTCGTGTAGTGAAATCTTCACCCGAGAAGGGTGTCGTCTTATCCCTTCCTGGTGGCATTCCCGCTGTTGCAGTGCTGGAAAATGTTAGTGAGGAAGCTGGGGCAGTTGAAGTACGGTTGCTTAACTACGATGTCCAGGTTGATGTGGTTAATGTGACAGTGCAATATGATGTTGTTGAGCGTACACCAAGTGATGTAGATGCGCTACAGAAACTTCTTACATCGGTTACTGCGGGAAGCGTCGTCTCCGCAACTGTACTCGTTTCATGTACGGATGACAATTGCGCTATCGTGGAGGTCCCATGCGGTGACGAGTGCAGCGTAATCGGCTACTACATTTATAACTGGCCGGGTTTAAGTGCTGCAGGAGACGAAAAGCCAGTTGTGGGGAGTTGCCTTCAGCTTACTGTGGAGTTTGTGCCCGAGGAGCCCGTACTGCAGGATGTTTTACCGTTTTTCGTGCTCTCCCGCCGTCAACACTTTGCAGGCCTTCCCGCAGTTCGTTGTGCTATACTTCCAAACACGTCTACACCGCACGCCACAGTGGGGCTAGTTGGCCCTTTTCCGTGGCGTGACAAAAAGCGGGATCGCCGACCAGAGGTGGAGGATATTAATGATccggatgatgatgatagtgaCGACGACGAGAACACAAACGTGAATCGAAGTAAAATTCGCAAGCGAAAACTGGAGGAAACCATTGATGCATACGAGCGGTCGATGGAGACAGCAGTTCCTTCTTCTCCGGAAGAGTTCCAGCGGCTCTTGCTTGCATCTCCCAACAACAGTTACCTTTGGGTACAGTGGATGACTCATCATGTATCGTTGCAGCAGTTCGAGGAGGCGCGCCTCGTGGCGGAGAAGGCATTGACTACAATTGGCGTGCGTGAAACGCAGGAGCGGCTGAATGTGTGGGTTGCGTACATGAATCTGGAGAACCTTCATGGTACAGCAGAGTCTTTGGCATCTGTTTTCAAACGAGCGTTGCGGCATGCCCTTGATGAACTCGTTGTGTATGAGCGACTTGCTGACATATTCTCAGCAACACGAAAGTTCAACCAACTGCTATCCTTGTGCCGGGCTATGGTGTCGAAGAACCGCAAGGTGCCGCGTGTGTGGGAACGGCTTGGCACTGTTCTCATTGATCATAACAAAAGGGATCAGCTGAAGCGGGTCCTAAAGGATATGAGTGACGCCCTTAAACGTGATGAGTATGCATTAGTGGTTGTACACCTCGGGGTTCATGAGTATAGAAACGGGAGCGTTGAGAATGGTCGTGCTCTGTTTGAAGGGTTGCTGCTTCGCATGCCCAAGAAGTCTGACGTTTGGTCCGTGTATTTGGATCAAGAACTGGGGCTTCTCGCGCGACGGTCAGAAGTTGCATCAGCCGTGTTCGTGAGGGGCTTGTTTGAGCGTGCGGTTTCCACAAGTTTTTCCGCGAAGGTGATGCAGCAGGTATTAACGCGCTTCATGTCATTTGAGCGGGCGCACGGCACGCCGGCAGACGTGGAGAAGGTGAAGGCCCGGGCGCGAAGTTATGTGGAGGCAAAAATTAGTGCATCGGTTGGAAGCGTAGACCCCACCGTGAAGACTGGAGGTGTGAGCGTGAAGAAGGGAGCAACCAAAGACTTTAACGCGACATCTGCAAGCGCTAAGGGTTCGAGCGTTAGTGATGAGGCAACAGATAAACATTATGATGGTGAGGCGGAGGAGTGA
- a CDS encoding serine/threonine protein phosphatase 2A regulatory subunit, putative → MSEHFKNVKSMIANLRSEDPEARLNSMRGIHVIASTLGPERTREELLPYLTDYLDENDEVLRVFANALGTMLHEVGGPAHVQSILGPLELLCSLDEVTVRDEAVSSLQTVGKALFCETGEAAVQARRDFVGLVMRLGQSTPQCRSSVTYVIATAYPHVAASVKTQLFNLFITLCGDEEIMVRRSACISLGKHMAGVPDTRSSELLNALTKFSRDASDGVRLQAVEAAAALLTVLPPETHSNIVGAVKTLVGDVSWRVRYMAADRLGKLAGVLAPPHVKQIMPFFRLLTQDSEAEIRASAVFNMAGVLAACHDATAKREVLAGGCRLVSDDNSHVRMCLASALLKSVEHVPVEMWSSTVVPTCTQLLTDTEADVRLALVSGFSSMGNTAEARELAPKLIPVVVALAEDPKWRIREVVISQIPHLITSLGRSADEVVEICVQHLVDRVAAIRDAAVQSCCSLVSESGLAWSRDTLFPRLSLMVTANNYLHRVALAHFYESLSEVQQLDRTTVSQLVLPMLRVLARDNVPNVRLRCARAIVAFKRKKIFLESDAEPLLSRLVKDTDVDVRFAATEN, encoded by the coding sequence ATGTCAGAGCACTTTAAAAATGTCAAGTCTATGATTGCCAACCTCAGATCTGAAGATCCCGAGGCGAGGTTAAACAGCATGCGTGGCATTCACGTAATTGCGTCCACACTGGGACCTGAACGAACCCGTGAAGAGTTGCTACCGTACTTGACAGACTATCTAGACGAGAATGATGAGGTACTGCGGGTATTCGCCAATGCACTCGGAACGATGCTGCATGAGGTTGGTGGACCAGCTCACGTGCAAAGCATATTGGGCCCATTAGAGTTACTGTGTAGTTTGGACGAAGTAACTGTCCGCGATGAGGCGGTCTCATCGTTACAAACAGTTGGAAAGGCTCTATTTTGTGAGACGGGTGAAGCTGCTGTGCAAGCCAGAAGGGATTTTGTGGGTTTGGTGATGCGGTTGGGCCAGTCCACGCCACAATGTAGATCCAGTGTGACGTACGTAATTGCTACAGCGTACCCACATGTGGCTGCATCTGTGAAGACGCAGCTTTTCAACCTTTTTATTACGCTCTGTGGCGATGAAGAAATTATGGTGCGCCGCAGCGCATGTATTTCGCTAGGGAAGCATATGGCTGGGGTCCCAGATACTCGGAGCTCGGAGCTTCTTAATGCACTCACAAAATTCTCGCGGGATGCAAGCGATGGTGTGCGGCTTCAGGCAGTCGAAGCGGCTGCGGCGCTTCTCACAGTGCTTCCTCCTGAAACCCATAGCAACATCGTAGGCGCCGTCAAAACCCTCGTGGGAGATGTTTCCTGGCGAGTGCGGTACATGGCGGCTGATCGCCTTGGCAAACTGGCGGGTGTTTTAGCGCCCCCACACGTAAAGCAAATCATGCCCTTCTTTCGTTTGCTCACTCAGGATTCTGAAGCAGAGATTCGTGCCTCTGCTGTGTTTAACATGGCTGGGGTACTTGCCGCCTGCCACGACGCCACCGCGAAACGAGAAGTACTTGCTGGTGGTTGCCGTTTGGTAAGCGACGACAATTCGCACGTGCGCATGTGTCTTGCGAGTGCACTCCTGAAGTCTGTGGAACACGTTCCGGTGGAGATGTGGAGCAGCACTGTAGTGCCCACTTGCACGCAGTTGCTTACGGACACTGAGGCGGATGTTAGATTGGCCCTCGTTTCTGGGTTTAGCTCTATGGGAAATACCGCAGAGGCACGAGAACTAGCTCCCAAACTAATTCCTGTCGTTGTTGCGCTTGCGGAGGACCCGAAGTGGCGCATACGTGAAGTTGTTATATCGCAGATTCCGCATCTTATTACCTCTCTGGGTAGAAGCGCAGATGAAGTGGTGGAGATCTGCGTGCAGCATCTTGTAGACCGTGTGGCAGCGATACGCGATGCGGCGGTGCAGTCCTGCTGTTCACTTGTGTCGGAGAGCGGGCTCGCATGGTCCCGTGACACATTGTTCCCGAGGCTTAGTTTAATGGTAACCGCCAACAACTATCTTCACCGGGTTGCGTTGGCGCACTTCTATGAATCTCTGTCAGAAGTTCAGCAACTTGACCGTACAACGGTCTCACAGCTAGTGCTTCCAATGCTCCGTGTCCTTGCACGTGATAATGTACCTAATGTGCGACTTAGATGCGCGAGGGCAATTGTAGCGTTCAAGCGGAAGAAAATTTTCTTAGAGTCAGATGCGGAGCCCTTGCTAAGCCGATTGGTTAAGGACACCGATGTGGATGTGCGTTTTGCCGCCACAGAGAATTAA